DNA sequence from the Candidatus Kaistella beijingensis genome:
TAACAAATCCCTGGCTTTCATTTCCTTTTGCAGGTTAGAATATTTGATGATGTATTTAAAACAGATCATACAGGAACCCATGAAGAGAATCAATTTGAAAAATCCCATTCCGCCATGCGTTGCCGCGTAAATCCCTATCGCAAAAATGAACAGCAGAATCCCTACTGCGGGATAGCATAATTTTTTGCTGGTGGCAAACTCGCTCTGTAATTCTTCGTTGGATAATTCTGTGAATTTGTTTTCGTTGCTCATAATTGTGCGGTAAAAATTTTATAGAAACTTGAGAAATTACAGCTCCATCGCTTTTTTTACAGCGGCATCAATTCCGTCTAGATTTTTACCGCCCGCAGTGGCGAAACCCGGGTTTCCTCCTCCTCCACCCTGGATTGCTGCAGCCAATTCTTTCACGATATTTCCGGCGTGGTATTTCGATTCCAAATCTGCGGAAACTCCCACGGTGATCATGGGTTTTTGGTCTGCATCAGAAATAATAACCGTCACAGAATTCGGAATTTCTTTCTTCAGTTGAAACACGATATCTTTTACAGAACCTGCGTCCAAAGAAACTTTTTTCACCAAAAGATTTTTATCGCCGCTTTCTTGGAAGTCGTTTTTCCAGTTGGCAGTTTCTCCTTTTGCTTTTTCTTTTTTAAGGGATTCTATTTCGGATTTTAGGGATTGGTTTTCTTCGATTAATCTTTCGACAGATTTTGTCAAATCTTTCGACTTTAATAAGGAGGAAATTTCTTTCAGCTGTGCTTCCAAATTTTTAAAGTATTCCGAAGATTTATCACCGGAAATCGCTTCGATTCTGCGAATTCCCGCCGCAGTTGAACTTTCTGTCTGAATTTTGAAATGACCGATTTCCCCCGTTGATTTTACGTGGGTTCCGCCACACAATTCTTTAGAACTACCAAACTGAATCATTCGAACGTGGTCACCATATTTTTCACCGAAGAGCATCATCGCCCCTTTTTCCGTTGCTTCCGCGATTGGAAGGTCACGGAATTCCTGCAGTGAAATATTTTCCTTGATTTTAGCATTTACCTGATCCTCTACCAGTTTCAATTCATCTTCACTCATTTTCGAGAAGTGTGAGAAATCGAAACGAAGGTAATCCGGTCCCACAAAAGAGCCTTTCTGCTCCACGTGAGTTCCCAAAACGTCACGCAACGCTTCATGTAAAAGGTGCGTCACCGAGTGATTTGCCTGTGTATTTTTTCTTTCGGAATGATTAACTTTCGCGTAGAATACCGCACCTGCATCTTTCGGCAAATCTTTGATTAATGAAATGATCAGGTTGTTTTCTTTTTTGGTATCCAAAACTTCGATGATGTCCGAACAATTTGTGATGTCAAAAACACTTGGGTTGGAAATATCAAAACCTTCCGTATAACTTGGAATTAAAATTCCCTTATCGCCAATTTGACCACCACCTTCCGGATAAAACGGAGATTTCGCCAAAACGATTTGATAGAACTCGCCGTCTTTGTTTTCTATTTTTCTGTAACGGGTAATATAAGTTTCTGTTTCCGTTTGGTCGTAACCCACGAAAGTTTCAGGTTTTTCCTCTAAGATTACCCAATCGTGAACTTTGGACGCGGATGATTTTTTGGAACGCTGCTTTTGCTTTTCCATTTCTTCATCAAATCCTTTTTCATCTACGGTTAAACCTTTTTCCTCTGCAATAATTCTTGATAAATCGGCAGGAAATCCGTAAGTATCGTAAAGCTCGAAAACTTCCGTTCCGGGAAGCGTTTTCTCGTTCTTGGAAATGGTTTCGTTGATGATTAGATCGATTCTTTTCAAACCGTGTTCAATGGTTTTAAGGAATGAAGATTCTTCTTCCTTAATCACTTCGGTAACCAATTTTTCCTGTTTGATGAGTTCCGGGAAGAACTGTCCCATTTCGTTTTTCAAAACGGCAACCAACTGATAAAGGAATGGTTCTTTCATTCCCAAAAATCGGTAAGAATACGAAATCGCTCTTCTCAAAATTCTTCTAATCACGTAACCTGCACCGCCGTTGGAAGGGAGTTGTCCGTCAGCAATTGCAAACGCCACCGCACGAATGTGATCCACCACAACACGAATTGCAATATCTTTTTCGTCTTCTAAAATTCCGGTATATTTTTTACCGGAAAGTTCTTCCACTTTGGCAATTAAAGGCGTGAAAACATCGGTATCATAATTTGATTTTTTTCCTTGCAAAGCCATACACAAACGTTCGAAACCCATTCCGGTATCAACATTTTGCTTCGGTAATTTTTCTAAACTTCCGTCGGCTTTTCTTAAAAATTCCATGAAAACGAGGTTCCAGATTTCCACGACTTGCGGATGGTCGTTGTTCACCAAATCTAAACCAGAAACTTTTGCTTTTTCTTCCTCCGAACGCAAATCCACGTGAATTTCGGAGCAAGGTCCGCACGGTCCGCTTTCGCCCATTTCCCAGAAATTGTCCTTTTTATTTCCGTTGATGATTCTGCTCTCGTGAATATGGGATTTCCAAAAATGGTAAGCGTCTTGGTCACGTTCCAAATTTTCGGAAGCATCACCTTCAAAAATGGTCACATAAAGGTTTTCTTTTGGGATTTTATAGACTTCGGTCAGCAGTTCCCACGCAAAATCAATCGCCTCTTTTTTGAAATAGTCTCCAAAAGACCAGTTTCCCAACATTTCGAACATCGTGTGGTGATACGTGTCGCGACCAACATCGTCCAAATCATTGTGTTTCCCGGAAACTCTCAAACATTTTTGAGTGTCGGCAATTCTTACATTCGATGGTTCTTTGTAGCCCAGAAAGAAATCCTTGAACTGCGTCATTCCCGAATTGGAGAACATCAAAGTGGGATCGTCTTTCAGAACAATTGGTGCGGAAGGAACAATTTGGTGTCCTTTTTCTTTGAAAAAATCTAAAAACTGTTGGCGTATCTGTTGTGAAGTCATATTATTAAGTTTGAAGCTGGAAGCTGGGTGCTGGAAGCTTTTATAAGATTGCAAATTTAAGGAAAATTTGTGTGTTTTTGATGATGGATTTGTTGGATATTCGCTGCCAAAATAAAAAATCCGTTCCATAAAATGAAACGGATTAACATCACTTATTACACTTAAATAAAAAACTTATTTTTATTTCTTTTCCAGGGCTTTGATCAAAATTTGGATATTCACCTCATCTTTGATTACGCCGTTTGCAACAGGCATTTGGAACTTCACTCCAAATTCTTCTCTGTTGATGTCTTTTGG
Encoded proteins:
- the alaS gene encoding alanine--tRNA ligase, giving the protein MTSQQIRQQFLDFFKEKGHQIVPSAPIVLKDDPTLMFSNSGMTQFKDFFLGYKEPSNVRIADTQKCLRVSGKHNDLDDVGRDTYHHTMFEMLGNWSFGDYFKKEAIDFAWELLTEVYKIPKENLYVTIFEGDASENLERDQDAYHFWKSHIHESRIINGNKKDNFWEMGESGPCGPCSEIHVDLRSEEEKAKVSGLDLVNNDHPQVVEIWNLVFMEFLRKADGSLEKLPKQNVDTGMGFERLCMALQGKKSNYDTDVFTPLIAKVEELSGKKYTGILEDEKDIAIRVVVDHIRAVAFAIADGQLPSNGGAGYVIRRILRRAISYSYRFLGMKEPFLYQLVAVLKNEMGQFFPELIKQEKLVTEVIKEEESSFLKTIEHGLKRIDLIINETISKNEKTLPGTEVFELYDTYGFPADLSRIIAEEKGLTVDEKGFDEEMEKQKQRSKKSSASKVHDWVILEEKPETFVGYDQTETETYITRYRKIENKDGEFYQIVLAKSPFYPEGGGQIGDKGILIPSYTEGFDISNPSVFDITNCSDIIEVLDTKKENNLIISLIKDLPKDAGAVFYAKVNHSERKNTQANHSVTHLLHEALRDVLGTHVEQKGSFVGPDYLRFDFSHFSKMSEDELKLVEDQVNAKIKENISLQEFRDLPIAEATEKGAMMLFGEKYGDHVRMIQFGSSKELCGGTHVKSTGEIGHFKIQTESSTAAGIRRIEAISGDKSSEYFKNLEAQLKEISSLLKSKDLTKSVERLIEENQSLKSEIESLKKEKAKGETANWKNDFQESGDKNLLVKKVSLDAGSVKDIVFQLKKEIPNSVTVIISDADQKPMITVGVSADLESKYHAGNIVKELAAAIQGGGGGNPGFATAGGKNLDGIDAAVKKAMEL